The genomic DNA caaaaagtAAATGCGACACTTCCATTACCTCATCAAACCGCGAACCCACCGAGAAACCAGCCATAAGCTCTCTCTCCACCATTGCCTTCATCATCCTACTAAAAGCCTCCATCACCAACACAAATAAAAGAGGGGACaaaggatccccttgtctcactCCTCGAGAACTACCAAAAAAATCTGCCGGTGTTCCATTAATGAGCACTGAAAATCGTACAGTAGAGACACAATGGTGAATCCATGCTCTCCACCTTTCCCCAAACCCACATCTCTCCAACATGTATAATAGAAAATCCCAgttgacatgatcataagccttctccaaatccaatttgCAAATAAGACCCGGTTCCCCAGATCGAAtccgactatccacacattcgtTCGCCATTAAAACAGAATCTAAAATTTGCCTGCCTGGTATAAAAGCATTTTGGGTTTGTGATACAAGCTTCCCCATTACGGAGTTCATCCGGCTAACCAACACCTTTGAGATTATTTTATACACTCCGCTTACCAGGCTAATAGGTCGAAAATCCTTTATGTCCACCGCCCCAGCTTTCTTTGGGATAAGTGCCACAAAAGTAGCATTAATGCTCTTCTCGAATTTACCACTATCATGGAATTCCTTGAAAACAGCCATCAAATCCTCCTTAAGGACCTTCCAACATTTCTGATAAAACGCCATAGTAAAACCATCCGGTCCAGGTGCCTTATCACCCTGCAAATTCCTCACCACCGCCCAAATCTCctcttcctcaaaatctctctccagCCACATTCTCTCCCCTTCCTCAATAGAGTTAATATGTTCCATCAGAGGGTCTAATAATGAGGTTGGTCTCGCCTGACACTGCTCAGAATATAATGCTTTATAAAAATGTACAATGTGCTCCTGTATAGCTACCGGATCCTCGGTCCTTCGCCCACCCACCATCATTGCCGCAACCGTGTTATTTCTCTTGTGTGAGTTTGCCAACCTATGAAAGAACTTCGAATTTCGATCGCCCTCTTTTAGCCACAATGCTCTAGATTTCTGTCTCCAACTCATTTCTTCGTGTAAGAGTGTCTTCTCTAAGTTTTGAGAGCATTCATCTCGCCGAATCGTCTCCTCGTCCGTTAATTCTCTACTTTCTATTATTCTGTCCAGCCCACCCAAAACCTCCTCCAACTCCTTTTTACGTTTGCCTATGTCGCCGAAAATCTCCACATTCCATTTTTTGAGGTCCCCTTTCAAAGCTTTCAACTTACTGGCCAGCACATAACTAGGATTACCTTCGAAGGAATAGGAATTCCACCAATTCTTTACCTGCTCCACGACCCCCTCCGCTTGTAACCACATGTTTTCGAACCTGAATGGTATCCGACCCCTTCTTCCAGCTCCACACTCCAATATCACTGGAAAGTGGTCTGATAATACTCTAGGCAAtcttttttggcatacctctgGATAGTGTTCCTCCCATTCTGTAGAGATCAAAAATCTATCAAGTCTGGACCCTGCACGCCTATTAGACCATGTGATCCGCCCTCCTACCATTGGAAGGTCGATAAGCCCATGCTCAAAGATGAAATCAACGAAATCGGTCATTGCTTGTGTTTGTCTTGTAGCCCGTAATCTTTCTCCAGTATTGCGCACGATATTAAAGTCCCCTCCCACACACCAAGGTCGATCCCACACATTCATTACACCTCCCAGTTCATCCCAAAAATTGCTTCGGATACTAGCATCAGTTGGTCCATACACACCCGCAAAAGCCCATTCAAAATTTTCCGTGACACTTCTGAAGACACAGGCTACTACAAAATGCCCTACACATTCCTCAACTTTCTCCACCACTCGTCTATCCCACATTAACAAAATACCTCCAGATGCACCCATAGCTCTCAAGTACAACCACCCAACATGATTACACCCCCACACCCTCCGAATCACCTCCATATTGATAACCTCCATTTTTGTCTCCTGTAGACACACAATATCCGCTTTCCACTCTCTTAGTCTCCGCCTAATTTTTGCTCTTTTCTCCGGCTCATTCATACCTCGCACATTccatgaaattatttttggctTCATTGACAAGATTTTCCAACCCTCCCGTTACCATTCTCGTTTCGCGATCCTTTCACATCATAGTTCACTGTGCTTTCCAGTCCCTTTAATTCCCGACTAACTCGATTCCCTACTTTAGCAATCCCCGGGTGTCCACTGCCCCTTCGCCCATTTGCTCGATTGTTCTCGATGACAGTAAACAGTGCCAGCAACTCCTCCTCATGCCCATCGCACTTGAGGCCCAATTCTTGGCAAAATTCTAACACCCGTTCTAGGACCCAATCCGGAGACAGCGGTGTATTTTCTCCCACTCCCATTATGGCTAGAGGTGAAATATCTAATAATTCTTCCCCCCCCAGTTCGTCGAGTAGACGGACCCCTTCTATTTCTGCACCAACCCCCTCACCCACAACCAAACACTGCTCGAGCTCCCTCACCTCTCCCATAACTTCAGCTTCCCCTCCTTCAGACTGCTCCATATATGTCTCCATAGCCAAACTCATCTCCCCGGGTATTTTCGCACCTTCTATTTCCTGAACTGTCGCCGGTAAGTCTCCGGCAGGAGTTCCAGTGATGTCAGGTATTTTCGAACACTGATCCTCGGGCTGACCCACAACTCCAGAGACTCCCAAAATTTCTGTGCTCCCCTCTTCGGCTCTGTCTGATGCTGTCTCCCCCTGCTCCACCACCCCTGGTGCCGTCGTACCTCCAGTCGCCGTCGCTGGTACCATGGAAACGTCACCGGCAGCGTCTGGACCGTCTCTAGTCCCTTCTTCGGTCATCTCTGTCTTATTTTCAGTCTGCCCAGATGGTCCATCCTTCTCAGCGGCTTGTTCTGTGCCAAGAAGTTCCGTCAGTTGCTCATGCGTTCCGCTCCGATCAGCCTCCGGCGAACCTGTAATTGCCGGCAGAGAGATGTGGTCACTCGCATCGGCGTGTTCTGTGTCAACATCCTCCTTTTCTTGCTCCTGCGTCACCTTCTGGTCATCAATCGACGGTATTGCACTCACCGGTTTTGGGCGCCATCGTCGATTTCTAGTGGGATACCGGCGAACATATATCTTCCGATACCTGTTGATAATCTGCAACCTTGTGGGCTTATCAACAGGCTCTATAACCATTTTAGTGTTCTCAGGCCCATTCGCATTCACCCCATTTGGGGCCCAATCCTGCAGCCCATTCCCCACTTTGCTCTGGCCCATCTGATTCGCCTGCCCCTTATTACCCCAGCCCATTTCCATTTCCTTATTCCCCCTGCCTATCTCCATCCCCTTGTTCCCACCGCCCTGCTCCAGTCTTTCTAAACAGCTGGAAATCTGTTTTTGTAAGGAAAGCAGAATTTCCTTAATGCTCGTGATATTCTCCAGCGTGGGTATCGCCAAACTTTCCTTTTGCTGCTGAGCGTGATCCCCGTTCGTAAACTCCATAATTTTCGCACTTTCCTTATGACTATTCACCCCCCCCCTCACCGGCTGCCTGTGAACCGGAGGTGCCGGTCGTGCTATTTTCCCCGACCACCACTTCTGAATATGAACGCCGGTTCTGAAGTTCCTTCTGCTGATTTTGGGGCCCCACCGGTGACATCTTTGTGGTCCCTCCGCTCTTCGGTTGCATCTCTTTGGTCTCTTTAGGAGCCTTGCTGGTTTGGTTCTTTCCCTCCGACTCCTCCCCATTGATCACCCCTACTCTGTTCTTCTCAAAATGCAACTTTAGTCTCTGCAATTGCGAACGGCAATCTTTCCATCCCTTCCCTTCATACCCCTCCGGTATAATCACAAAACTTCTCCGTCCCTTCCCACCATATTCCGATAACTCCAGATAATTGCCGTGGGAATTCTTTTTTCGCTGCATCACATACGAAAAACTACCAAAGCGGAAAGTCCTCCAATTGTCACGAATGATCTCAATATTTGTCAAATAGTCCCATGCACTCACTAACCAGAAGATAGTTGGCCATGCCATGATCACATCTCGTGTTTTTCCCCGACTCTTCTCCGCCAATTGGACTCCGCCTTGCACATTCGATCTAAGCTCAAAAGATTTAGTTTCTACATAGAAGAACCCCAGATAACCCATTTTTCCAATCAAAGTTCGATGTTTCTCAATCTACTCTACCGGAATTCCGATTAGAATTCACCCACGCTCCGTCCCTATTCCTCACGCGCCGCTGGGACGAGAGAGAGAATCATGCTGACGTGGCGAGAGAGAANNNNNNNNNNNNNNNNNNNNNNNNNNNNNNNNNNNNNNNNNNNNNNNNNNNNNNNNNNNNNNNNNNNNNNNNNNNNNNNNNNNNNNNNNNNNNNNNNNNNatttaaaaatgcgtttttttaaaaatgatggtTTGAAAATATCGGAGAAAACTCAAACACACCACTAtatgaaaaataaggaaaaaatacagtttacctccttgaagttttaagggtttttcaattttaacctcaaagtttaaaaattggcaatttaaaccttccgttgaatttttccattaaaatagacagaaatctatgaaattacatcattgctcttaggctttttttaaaaaatttctgtccaatttaacagaaaaattaaacgaaatgtttaaattgccaattttttaaacttcagtggggtagattgccaattttttaactttgaggttaaaattaaaaaaccccttaaacttcaaggggtaaactgcattttccccaaaaaataacTAAGAAAGCTCATTACATGAAAAATAACTATACCATTAATCATGCAACTTCAACTCGTCACGTGACAAGTATTTAGAGGCCATATTTAAAATCTCAAGTTAAAAAGACACTTTTCCCTAAAATAAAGAGATCATACTCAGATACTCCCCCtcttaaaacatatatatatttttttcatttagttaTTTTGTCAAACAATATACTGATTTAAGCATCGGATTGTTTCTCGTCCCTCGAAAATCAGTGGATTCTTAGTgattattttctctattttgcaAGCGGATTGTCGCCGGTTCGGCCATTggaaaaatttcttcaaacagaaaacatgaataaaaaaaatccatactTTCGAGCAGCAAGCAagcatatgcatttttaaaaacacataaatttaaACTCCATTGATATAAACAACTCTTTCACAGATTTTACCAAATgcataattgtgtttttaaaatcacttttttattaaCTGCATTCCaaaattgctttcttttttttttttttctttcagacCGCACGTTTTAAAACCACTAAACCAAATGGAcactaaaaatgtatataaaaatcACATGCTCTAACATGTCAGTTTaatgaataattataaataGTCAACTCTTATCTCACTTCCATGCAACTAAGTTGATATGTTAGTACCCATCAAGTTCAACCcttagattttatatatatataaaatgttgaTCCAATAATTTTTGAGCACTGCCTGTCACATCAGCCCAGTTATAAAAGAGttgaaataagaattttttctttttactgagTTGAAATAAGAGTTAAGTATGAGGTATTACTCCAATTTAATCGTATTAACACCACAAACTTCATATATATACACCTCACTaaaaacaccttttttttttactttttatcacgTAACAACTCGTTTCAAATCAAAGCACGTATCAAACGTACACTTTTCAAAAGGACAATACCTGCAAAAGATGCTCCCAAAGCAGATAACTAACGTAATGGGCATCAATGAGACAGCTGTACTGGTAACAGCTGGTGACCATTGGAAAAGCCTGGCTCGCTCAGTAGCGAAGTTAGGAATCTATATGCCATCTCccttgacccaaaaaaaaaggtggatgGAGACAATTAAACGTGGAGAGAAGATGAATCTGCTTCCCCGGGactctctctcaatttcatgCCTCCTAGAAATATTCAATGGTTTTGGTTTTACATTTCATCCTCTACCTTGTTGAGCATTTGATTCTTTGGCAAAGCAAAAATAATAGAAACGGGAATATTTACTTGATAATAGCTCTCCAATTCTCTCTCAGTTAGAACAAATACAAAAAGCATATAGATTAACTGAGAGATGGCCTTTTAAGCCTCCAATTATTTGCTCATGTATGTGTGTGCGTGTGCGCTTCTTATTTTTCTGTCCTCTATGACATGATTTCGGCTATGAATACTTTGGATGAGACGACCAAGATGTACTGCCattgctttttgctttttgctttttttactATTTACTTTTTGGGTGCAACCCACCATTTCTATTATGTTCCCTAATAAGTGCCTTTGACAGGTACAGTAAATCACCATGACTGCCACTCCGGCTGTCACATTGTCCAAATCCTCAACTATTGACATGTcaacaaaatattgtttacTAATTATTACCCTCTACAGGCTACAGTCACAAGTTGGATTCACTGATAAATGGCCTTAATATTCATGTCTGTTTTATTCTATGAATTAAGAAAACTGACAAAGAAAACTAACATAAGTCCTGCCCAACATTCAGATAATAACTcatttaaagaaacaaaagtagGGCACAACAGATGCAGATATAGTGGCCAAATAACAGGAGAGGAAAATATGCTGTGTCAATTGGGTAAATACCAAGTAAAGCTGGAAGATTAACATGTCTGCCGCAGCTAGAGGGCCTCCCTTATAAGTTTTTCGGTGAGATCTTTGGGGAGTCCCATCACACTATCGGTTGTTCCAACCTGCATAAAGTACCACCAATTAATATGTCTACCAAAACACAGAAGAAATACATGTCAGCAATTAGTAACACAACGACATAGTTAACAAAGGAATTCCTAGCCGTCCAGAGGCATGTGTAACTGGAGTTCACTTTGCAGCAAATCACACAGCCTTTGATAAAATCCAGACCAAAGCTGAGGGCAAGCTGTTTGGACTCATTGAAGCAACTTATCCAGGCAACCTTAGAATCCACCACTATTTAACAGCTATAATTCAGGCATATGAGAAAGTTGCCCAGATTTATTGATTAAGTGAATGAGTTTTTTTATCAAGATCACCCACCCGCTTGAACTGACTCAGAAATTGTATGCCTTTCTGTCAGCATTTCTACGTAAATGCACACTTGGAGTGGTGGATGTAAAAGGTTTTGGTAGAAAGCTCCTATCTTCTGGAGTGGTGGATGTAAAAGTTTTTGGTAGAAAGCTCCTATCTTCTAAATTGTTGGAACTAATACAAGGAACCACATGATACTTGCTTGGCCCGCCTCACCTGCTCCATATATTATGCTTCCTATGTctattatttaaagtttaaaattttattaaatgggtACATAAAGATTAGCAAACCAACCACTTGTTTGACAAAGGGCAGTATCAAAGGATGCTCTATGATCAGTCCCCCAGCAACATTAAGCACAGATCCTTCCTCAATCTGAGAAACAAAAGAATGGTGGAGCGCAGTAAATTATCTCATCAAATGATGCGGAAACAACTGCCAATtgcaatgaaataaaataagtacATAAATAAATGTTACCAGTTTCTCAATGATTTCATCTGGTATTTCGTGGAAATAGATCTGCAGGGCATCATTACATAAGTATGATTTCCAGACATTATCAGCAAATGGATCACAACAATAAAAGGATTTGGCATTTGATTAAGGGTTAAGTACCTTTTTAGTACCTGGATTTtaacgactttatttttttacacttaggtttcattttgtatcatagaTGATACCTCGTTTATGGTTAAATACGGAGATAATACCTCCGTCCATCTTCTGTTAATAAAATTAACGGATTTTCACGTCAAACCAATCACAAGGTGCCACATGTCATATgccccaataaaaaaaattaaaaaacttttaaaatgaataataataatatatatatattgagggggtggctcgagccatcCCTTTGTgcaggccaccccattttggccattggaGGGTGGGCTTAGCAACCCTCAGGGCCAgtattgggggtggccaaattgggggtggttcagccaccccctaaTAGCAAAAAGGTATATCAAGTGTATATGACAACTGTTCAAAAGTCTAAGGTTTAAATTGAGGAGATCTCCTCTCAAAAGTGGCCGAAAACACTCGAAGCATAAAATTATACAATTAAAGTAGGTTTAGTACGAGAAATAAAACCTATTAAAGGAATAACTATTTGGTTGTTAGGGTACATTCATTCTCACGGAATAGCAATTACTATGATCAAGTGAATAGGTATTCTTTAACCTAAGAGGTGAGAATAGCTATTCCTAATATCCAAAATAACTTATACTTTGTAAAACAAGATATATATTTACATACAGAACCATGAAAGAATAAATTGTATTAATTATAAAAGTTTCTTCTAAAGTTCATTGTCATAGAATCTTCTCGTAGGCATCCTATTACCTTACAAGTATAAATCAAGTGTTTATATATTCTTTTGGTCTCCTAGTTCAAACACTAGCAGCCAAATGGAGAACATTTTCTTCCATCTCTAGCAATGAAAAAATGTAGTAAAAACCAAAACTTTTTACCCTATAGGAAATGAATAGCAGGCAGATATTTTCTTTAGTTGAAACATCACCATATAAAAATGTCTCATGTAAGGTTTACCCTTAGATCAGAAAACCCTTGTAGAAAAGGTATTCAGCATATATGGAAGGATGCCGTCACATATATCCACctttttcatctattttttacttttctagcCAAGCACCAGCACCACATGGCATGATAATCACTTAACGTCTTGTATGGCtagataattaaaaataaaaataaaaaaataaaaaataaaaaccctcaccaataattagaaaaagattCGCAAGGGAAGGAAAAGAAGTATATGGTACCTCCACTCGGTCCCATTCTCCTTTTCTGAATCCTGTCTTAAGGTTTGTAACAAGCACAGATCCCACTGTTGCTGCGTGCCCCCCAGAATAGTCTGCAATCCACGTTGGAAAAATTACCAGAGCTGTATAATAGGAAAACAATGGGTactgaaaggaaaaaaaaaatagagagagagagagaggtaagCAAACCTTTCAAAAATTGTTGTGCTTCTTCTTTATTGGATGGTTTTTCCCTGACCACATCTTCATAGACCACCACCTCCAGATCATTAGATAATAACAGTGAGAAATAACATACAATACAGTCACATTCCCAACAAGGTCAAGAAAATTGAACATCTCTACATCTATACACAACTCTTGTCACCAGAAGGCCATTTATGTTCCGAGGATACAATGTGCAAATGTGGCACAGAAAACATCAGTGTCCAGTGATATCCAGGGACTTTAAGGCATACACAAATCATAATGAAACAGATGTCAACAAGTGGAGAAGAAAAGTCTCTACTAGCCTGTAATGTACACAGCTCATGCAAAGTGGGAAATGTATCCTTGAGCATAGGACACCTTCTGCTTGCCTAGAAGTATGCCACTACAAAACGACATACAAAGCTACACATATGTGCCATTTTCCCCAGGCTAGTAATAGTTTTTGCCACTTCTCAAAGCATCCATAAGAAGCAAACTACAAAAAGGATATATGCAGATGTCCCAGAAAACTAATGGAGAACGTTGATGTCTAGGTTTTttcaatatcatttttttttccttctatttcattattagattcttttgttttgttttgacttCCCACATGCAGAGCAAAGGGGGCTGGAGCTAAAGTGCAAGACAGAAATTCATTACGAGATTGTTGACAATTCCAGCAATGTAAATTTGACCTTGATGAGAATATTATCTCGCAGTCAAGAGAACAGTaagatataaaaatagaaaaaatgccATAAGTCTGTgtgtatagagagagagagaatattcaTGTCACTTGATGTTTAATAAGTGTGTATTTGTTGGCCGTCATAATTGTGTAAATTTCTAGAATTATTGTTCTTTATGTACCTCATCTAGCTTAAAGGCAAAGGTTAAACTTTACTTGATGAGAAACttatccaaaataaataaataaattaactttttgAGAAATACTGCATATACTTTTATGCAGACTGATAAAAGGACATAAATACATAAAGAGTAAGTGTATAGAAAATTTAAACTGATAAGGTGGCACTTACAAAGGAATACCTGATTTTAATATTTGGGGAAAAAAGGTGGCCAAGTCCTTCCAGCATACAATTATACagcataagtaacaaaagaatatgTAATTTAATTAGCAAACAGAGAGGCAACTATcttatcaaatttgaaaatttggacCTTTGAACACAAGTTTCACCAATCCCTGGGATTCCAAGCTAGGTGAATAGCACTAATGCAATTATATTCACGAACAACTTTTCCAACCTATGTGAAAATTCCTGAGTTATTAGTTCAAGTTTCCAACCAATACTCAACTTGTAGACAAAATTCCTGATAAGTAACTTGTTGACATAATTGACTTTAAATCATCTTTTAAACTTTGAGTTTTCAGTTCTTTCATACCTCCTTTTCAAGATGTGGAGAGGGCCAGGGACGAGGCAGCCCAACCTATCATATTACATAATGTATACATTCTTCCCAGGGTTCAAAGTGCAAAACACACACAAGAAGTAAATTAGaaatacaaatattttgaaggACTTGATTTATACTTGGTCACAAGTAATTAACAATGTGGGCTCAGCATCCTTTACGTAGTCACCAATCGGGAGCCTTTGTATGATGGCTTCTGCCTGAGAAGAAGTTTCCATCAGCTATGGTAAGTACCTGAGTCATAGTTCTGCTACAACCAGAAACCAGTACCCTTCATTGAGATAATA from Corylus avellana chromosome ca6, CavTom2PMs-1.0 includes the following:
- the LOC132185021 gene encoding uncharacterized protein LOC132185021 isoform X2; amino-acid sequence: MEANTSPFKIILGSSSVARRTILAEMGHEFTIVTADIDEKCIRKEKPEDLVMALAEAKADAIMSKLQTINNQGRDDKQTILIAADTVVVYEDVVREKPSNKEEAQQFLKDYSGGHAATVGSVLVTNLKTGFRKGEWDRVEIYFHEIPDEIIEKLIEEGSVLNVAGGLIIEHPLILPFVKQVVGTTDSVMGLPKDLTEKLIREAL
- the LOC132185021 gene encoding uncharacterized protein LOC132185021 isoform X1; the encoded protein is MEANTSPFKIILGSSSVARRTILAEMGHEFTIVTADIDEKCIRKEKPEDLVMALAEAKADAIMSKLQTINNQGRDDKQTILIAADTAEAIIQRLPIGDYVKDAEPTLLITCDQVVVYEDVVREKPSNKEEAQQFLKDYSGGHAATVGSVLVTNLKTGFRKGEWDRVEIYFHEIPDEIIEKLIEEGSVLNVAGGLIIEHPLILPFVKQVVGTTDSVMGLPKDLTEKLIREAL
- the LOC132185021 gene encoding uncharacterized protein LOC132185021 isoform X3, giving the protein MEANTSPFKIILGSSSVARRTILAEMGHEFTIVTADIDEKCIRKEKPEDLVMALAEAKAEAIIQRLPIGDYVKDAEPTLLITCDQVVVYEDVVREKPSNKEEAQQFLKDYSGGHAATVGSVLVTNLKTGFRKGEWDRVEIYFHEIPDEIIEKLIEEGSVLNVAGGLIIEHPLILPFVKQVVGTTDSVMGLPKDLTEKLIREAL